A stretch of the Perca flavescens isolate YP-PL-M2 chromosome 10, PFLA_1.0, whole genome shotgun sequence genome encodes the following:
- the rpl36a gene encoding large ribosomal subunit protein eL42 isoform X1, giving the protein MVNVPKTRRTYCKKCKKHQPHKVTQYKKGKDSLYAQGKRRYDRKQSGYGGQTKPIFRKKAKTTKKIVLRLECVEPNCRSKRMLAIKRCKHFELGGDKKRKGQVIQF; this is encoded by the exons ATG GTGAACGTCCCGAAGACCCGCAGGACCTACTGCAAAAAGTGCAAGAAGCACCAGCCTCACAAAGTTACCCAGTACAAGAAGGGAAAGGACTCCCTCTATGCACAGG GTAAGAGGAGATACGACAGAAAGCAGAGTGGTTATGGTGGACAGACAAAGCCAATTTTCAGGAAGAAG GCGAAGACCACAAAGAAGATTGTGCTGAGGCTTGAGTGTGTAGAGCCCAACTGCAGATCCAAGAGAATGCTGGCTATCAAGAGATGCAAGCACTTTGAGTTGGGTGGTGACAAGAAGAGAAAG GGCCAGGTCATCCAGTTCTAA
- the gla gene encoding alpha-galactosidase A produces the protein MCRSVCVLALLVLISPTAEALDNGLALKPTMGWLHWERFMCNIDCDKDPNNCISERLYMQMADVMVKEGWKEAGYEYVCIDDCWPSHQRDAQGRLQADPKRFPGGIKKLADYVHSKGLKLGIYADVGKNTCAGYPGSLGYYETDAQTFADWNVDLLKFDGCYMDWTLVGEGYVNMSKALNKTGSSILYSCEWPLYEWKFKQPNYTAIREACNHWRNFADVYDSWSSVKSILEWTASHQDIIVPAAGPGGWNDPDMLVIGNFGLSHAQQESQMALWAIMAAPLLMSNDLRDICPRSKELLQNRHIIAISQDPLGKQGYRTAKVDSFEVWERTLSKNRLAIAVLNQQEIGGPRGFVIRAAPGWKICDPQCEVTQILPQYKELGVQTQHTKMVVSVNPSGTVLLTVTPISSDITGVNKLYWRDTSVKRKHTTTL, from the exons ATGTGCAGGTCCGTGTGTGTCCTCGCGCTCCTTGTTTTAATCAGCCCAACTGCTGAAGCGTTGGACAATGGTCTGGCGCTGAAACCCACAATGGGCTGGCTGCACTGGGAGAGATTCATGTGTAACATCGACTGTGACAAGGACCCCAATAACTGCATCAG TGAGCGTCTGTACATGCAGATGGCAGATGTGATGGTGAAGGAGGGCTGGAAAGAGGCCGGTTACGAGTACGTCTGCATCGATGACTGCTGGCCCTCCCACCAGCGCGATGCCCAGGGCCGCCTGCAGGCAGACCCCAAAAGATTCCCGGGGGGCATCAAGAAACTGGCCGACTAT GTCCATTCTAAGGGACTGAAACTGGGTATCTATGCAGATGTTGGGAAGAATACCTGTGCTGGATACCCTGGCAGTCTGGGTTACTATGAGACAGATGCTCAGACGTTTGCTGACTGGAATGTAGATCTGCTCAAATTTGATGGCTGCTATATGGACTGGACCTTGGTGGGAGAAG gCTACGTCAACATGTCAAAAGCACTGAACAAAACCGGAAGTAGTATCCTGTACTCCTGTGAGTGGCCTTTGTATGAGTGGAAGTTCAAACAG CCCAACTACACAGCCATCCGCGAGGCGTGTAACCACTGGCGCAACTTTGCTGACGTGTACGACTCATGGAGCTCTGTCAAGTCCATCTTGGAATGGACTGCTTCTCATCAAGACATCATTGTCCCTGCGGCTGGACCTGGGGGCTGGAACGACCCCGATATG CTAGTGATTGGGAACTTTGGCCTGAGTCATGCCCAGCAGGAGTCTCAGATGGCATTATGGGCCATCATGGCAGCCCCTCTACTCATGTCTAATGATCTGAGGGACATATGTCCTCGCTCCAAGGAACTGCTGCAGAACAGACACATCATTGCCATCAGCCAGGACCCACTGGGCAAGCAGGGATACCGCACTGCCAAG GTGGACAGTTTTGAGGTGTGGGAGAGGACTCTGTCCAAGAACCGCCTGGCTATCGCTGTGCTGAACCAGCAGGAGATCGGTGGTCCCCGAGGGTTCGTCATCAGAGCGGCTCCTGGCTGGAAGATCTGTGACCCCCAGTGTGAAGTCACACAGATCCTTCCTCAGTACAAGGAACTGGGTGTTCAGACGCAACATACCAAAATGGTTGTATCTGTCAACCCCTCAGGCACTGTTCTACTGACAGTCACTCCCATCAGCAGCGACATTACAGGGGTTAACAAGCTGTACTGGAGGGACACATCTGTCAAACGCAAGCACACCACCACTTTGTAG